TAAACAGCACACCACCTCTGGTAACAAACGCTATACGCTTTGCTGAGGACACAGACACCCTTGCTCTCTCTGGCCACACAGCAGGTGCGACACACAGCAACGTTACAAAAATAGCAACTATCCAAGAGTACTCCGCTGTCTTCCGCCTGACAGTTGTCGAATAATTTATACAAGGGTaaagaaacatagaaaataaacatttgttttttgtttttggtgagttttttttacacaaaataaAGAAACTATGCACACAGCCTCGGCCTCCTGTGGTCCAGCGGGCGGCCGCGCTCCTACTCCTTGCCCGCCCGCTGCGCGGCGCCGGCGCTCCTGACGGCGCGGTTGTCCACTTTGGGGCCCGAAGCCCAGCAGGCCGGCCTCCCGGGCGAGCAACTGGGATCTTTGGTGAATTTGTGCGAGAGGAACTTCTCGGCCTCCAGGGAGTCGTCCTCGCCGCGGCCGGGctcctcgtcctcctcgtcctcccCGCCGCCCGCCGGCCCGGGCAGCGCCTCGCCCACCCTGCGCGGCGGTGGCGTGAAGTTCTTGCACTGGTACAGCACGTCCTTGGGGCCGCCGCCCGCACCGCCCGGCCGCTCGATGGGGTTGCGGATGGGGTTCAGCGGGGCCCACTGGTTGTTGGTGCTCTCCTCCCGTGGCAGCCGGCTCCTCTCCCGCTCTTTCCTGCGCTTGCGGGTCCACCACACGCAGATGACCACACACGCCAGACACAGCACGCTGAACACGCCGCACAGCACGGACACCAGCAGACCTGGGGCAGGGGTGCCATGAGGGGAGGCCCCGGCCCTGGGATGCCCAGCCCTCTGGCTCCTGGTTGTGGGGAGGGTCCCAGgatcggggctggggaggggtgctcGGGAGGCTGGGGGCCCTCGACTGGCAGGCGCAGAGGGGTTTCAGGGTTTCATGGGTGGGATGGCCACCTGGCAGGGCTTGTGGACTTCAAGCCGAGGTGTGGCCTAGTCCCACCCCTCTGAGCACCAGGCATCTGAAAGATTCCCACTGGCCCAGGAGGCCAAGGTGCAGCCCCCACCGGCCTGCTGACCTGTGGAGGAGCTGCCCATGACGACCGTCTCCACCTTGACCTCGGTGACAGCCAGCAGCAGCGAGCTGTTCCCCCGCCGGGTGATGGCCGTCACGATGGCGTGAGCCGCACTCTGGATCAGGCTGCTGTCGGGCAGGTCCTGCGCCGGGCTGAAGGACTGCACAGAAGACGGCGCTGAGAAGCCACCCGCCCATGGCCGGGGCCtgtgaccccacccccaccagcaagAGCCTGGACAGCAGGCCTGGCCCTGAGCACAGTTCCAGGGTACGCCCAGGCGCCCACCCAGGCCAGCAGCCCCCACTCAGCTACAAAGAGGGACACAGGCAGCTGAACATGAGCAGGGCAGCGCTGGAGCAGGGCCCAGGGCTCGGGATCCTGGGGGTCCCCAGGGCTTCTCAGGGGAAGGCTCCCTGAAGAAGAGATCTGCGGTGGAGACACAGTTCACAGGGAGGTGGCTGTGGCCTGGCCCACACTTTCCACAGACACCCCCTTCACCCAGGCAGGGACGACTGTCCCTTCCAGGTAGGCTGCTAGGCCGAGCGTTCACATCTGAAGTCCTGAGGGCACTGCAAACCCAGCACTGCTCCCAGCGCTGGGGTTCCCCCCAGACTCTGCCTCCGCCTTGTGGCCCCTTCCGCCCCAACGCCAGCACCCAGCCAGCACCCTGAGAAActgccctgccctttcccctcctctctccctgcacaGCCCAGAGCCACAGCCTCCCTGATCCCCGCGATCCCTTGTTTACATCTGATATCCacctggggcccagagcagggcccACTCAGCCGAGGGCCCAGGCAGGTGCCCGGGGCCCGGACCATACATCCCAGGGCAGCCTGAGCCCATGGAAACCCTTCCTGCATGGACACCAGGAGCAAGACACAGGCAGCTGGGGGTCCAGGTGTGGATAAGCCTGCAGGGGAAGGAGACTTCGCACCTACTAACCTGCCCACGTCGTCTGCATAGGCATCCAGACCACAACTTGGCCCGTGGATTCAGCTTGCCCCACGGCCTTCCTtactcccccagccctgccctcgaGGGGTCCTCTGATTGTATCCCACCACTGTCCACCCTGGGCCCTGGCCGCTCTCCTCCCCACTCTTGGTGCTGCCTCTGCACCCCAACTCCTACTGTCACTAGGGCCCCTCACAGCTCCAGGAACCCCTGCCCAGAGTCCCAGTTGCATGCACCAGACCCACGCACCTTCTCCTCCCACCCTTGCCACGCCAGCACCTTCTCTCCTCCAGGTCTGACACAGCTCCACTGGCCTCCAGCAAGGGCATGGGAATTGCCACAACCCTACCCTTCACAACTGTACCAGAGTGGGTTCCTGGTCTGTGGTTGCCCCATGTCCCCATATATCTGGGGACCAGCCTGGCCAGGCTCTCTGCCCCAGCACCTCTTAGGAGCATGTACAGAGTGGGACCCAGGAGAGGATGGTCTGAACAAGGGTGGCCACCCCATCTGCCAGTACTTACCACGGCCACCTCCACTGCACTGGCCCCCGAGGATGGCCGGTCACAAAGCAGCACCAGCAGGCGGTCCCGGGCCACTGCCCTTGTGGCTGGTAGAGCACGGATGCCTGAGCAGATGGCGCCCACGGTGGTGCCCTGGGCAGAGACAGGCTGCACGTGAGTGgcccaggggctgaggggctgcGAGCATTCAGTCCTCAGCTGGCACCTGGGGCATGCAGTGGGACACGCCTTCAAGCCCACCTccagggacagagcagggaggcaggggcctgggggcgAGTGGCTTCCCACAGCAGTCCCATGTCCTCCCACCAAGGACGCAGACTGCCAgtcagggctgggtggggcctggggggccAGGCCCCCACACACGGGAGCAGCTGCACCTGGGGACTGAGGGCGCAGGGGGGCCTGACCCAGGTCAGAGGCCCTCCCTCCTAGGTTCCAAGTACTCAGGCCACAGGGCCCAGAGGACAGCCCACGGTCACCTTCAACTCAGGGCCCTGGGACGACTGGCCCGGGGCCTGCCACTCCCGGCTGCCCCTGGGCTCAACGTTCCATCTCATCTGATCGCATGAGGCCAGGCTCCCCTAGTGGCCACACAGCCAGCCCCGTCTCCCTGACCCCCTGGGGCCGAGCTGCAGCCAGGCAGCTGGGCAGCCAGGAGGGGTCTTGGGCTATCCGAGTGGCCACTTGAGAAAGGACAGGGGCATCTTGGGGCACTCAGCACCGCTCACCTGGGGCACCTGGTCGCGGTTGAAGCGCAGGGTGAGCCGAGCGCAGTTGTTGTCCAGGTGGCCGGAGCGGGGCTGGCAAGGGGTGCTGGGCAGCAGGGGCTCCTCGGTGCCACACTCCCCCCAGGCTGCGCAGGGTGGCTgcaggcactggcctggggacTTCTCCTGGCAGCGCTGCCCCGGCGGGCACTGGGCGCTCAGGGCGTCGGGCCGGCCAGCCAGCAGGCAAGGCTTCCGCCCACACCACACCTAGGCCGGGCACGCGCACAGAGGGCAGCACCGCACATGAGACACACGGCACCACGTGGGGGAGAGAGACACGGTCAGGGTCAGCGAGTCCCAGGGCTCCCAGGACGAACTCAGCACCAGGAAGGACCCCCCACCCAGAGCAGAGGTGGCCCCAAGGAAGGGTGGGGCCAAGTGGGGTCTAGCTTGGGAGTTTCTGGAGCCTGAGCAAGGTcgagcctcaatttccccaaGTACCCCAATGGAGAGGCCTGGCGTGACCAAGGGCCCTCCTCCCAGGATGCCTGGCAGAGGTGGCGGACTCAGCTCACCCGTCCTCCACCCCAAGTGCCCTCCCAGAGTGAGTGACATGGTTATGGACGAATGGCAGGACACCCTAGGCCAGAGGCACTGGGACACCAGACCCGGGCAGGGGAGTCGGGGGAAGATAAGGCTTGGCTGGGCAGGACCGGTTGGAGAGCCTCTTGGGCAGGAGCCCTCTGCACCTTGCTGCAGTCCCGGCGGCCATCCAGGCAGCGGCAGCTATTGCAGTCCTCCACCCAGGAGCCCCCATGAGGGAAGGGCACACCCTGCGACCAGCAGGGCCTCCCCAACACGACCACTGTGCGGACAAGAGGAGGGGTCAGTGTGGGGGCCAGGCCCCGAAAGCTATGCCTGGCCCCTGGTGCGCCCCCACCTACCCTCCTGGCACCGTGGGCCAGCCCGGCCGGGCGGACAGCTGCAGCGGTAGCCGTTGATCTCGTCCACGCACGTGGCCCCATAGGCACAGGGGGAGGACTGGCACTCGTCAATGTCTGCAGGGAAAGCGGCCGGCTcagcaggcagagggaggccaGCGCCCACACGTGGGGCCCAGGAGGCGGCTTGCGGTAGCAGGGGAGGCCCACGCCAGTGGGAGGAGCAGCCCCCGGCCAGCTCGGGCCGCGGCTCACCCCACAGGGCCTCTGCAGTTGGCCTGGCACTGTCACTGTCACCAGGCCGAGGCTTCAACGAGCACCCCTCACCCTCCACCCTCTGTGCGCCTCTCCGAACAGGATGGGCAGGGGCTTCTGGGAACAAACGTCCTAGCCCAAACTCAGCTCTGCCCCCTTACAGGGTGGCCCCCAGCTGCAGGAGCACTGCTGGCAAGGGACAGACTGGAAACTGTGGCTTAGAGTGAGGCAGGAAGTGTCCGTGGCCACGCCACCCGTCCTCAAGGTGTGTGGACATCAGCGACCTCCGGCTCTGGGCCCCCAGGCGCACAGCCCCGCCCGCCCGGCGCCACAAGCCCTCACTGATGCGGCAGTCGGGGCCCGCAAAGCCCGGCGCACACTCGCAGCGGAACCAGTTGATGCCGTCCACGCAGACGCCGCCGTTGTAGCTGTGGAGGAGAGGACGGGAGTCAGCGGGCCCCACAGCAGGCAGGCCGCGCCCCCCGGGTCAGCCCGCCTCCGGGACTGCCGCTCACCAAGGCAGCGGATTGCAGTCGTTGGTATCTGCGtcggaggagagagagaaggtgggcaCGGCGTCCACCCGCCCTGGGCCTCTCTGTGCCAGGTCTGGGTGCCCCAGACGTGCGGGGCGGGCGGACATTGCACCGTCCACGCCAGCCCACCCTGACTAGGCtgagggggcaggggcagctctTGGGCGAGGTGGCCCTGGGCAGGGTCACAGAGCACCCATCCCAGAGAAGGCCTGTAGTAGGAGGGTGGGGTGCATGAGCAGGAACCCAGGCTGCAGAGCAAGTGGTTGCAGGAGACCGATGGGGAGGTAGGGGGACAAGGCTGCAGAATTTGGGGGAAGTCAGACGTGTCTTGGGGTTCAGCAGGGCTTTGGTGGATGAGTGCAAGGGCAGAAGCAAGAGGGGCAGGACTGGGGAGCTGGTGGAGAGAAAtgggcccccagcccaccccctacgGCCTCCCATCCTCACAGAGACCCCCCAGGCGCCCACCCCAGAGGCTCACTGTGCGTGCAGGTGCGGCCCTCCCAGCCATCACGGCAGATGCAGGAGAAGGAGTCCCCACTGCCTACGCAGGTGCCCCCGTTCACGCAGGGGTTGGGCAGGCAGCTGCTGTTCTTGGCTgcaagggaggagaaggaagcagaggaagagggCCTCTTCACCTGGCCCTGGGAGACCCAGGGTCCCCGCACCACACCCCAACCCAGATGGGGGCGGACAGAGCCAGGAGCGGGGGTCAGGCCCGGCCACAGGCCGAGGGCGCGGGCCCCGGACCCGCAGGCTCCTCACCGATGTTGCAGGTGCTGCCCTTCCAGCCCAGCGGGCAGGCGCAGCGGAAGGTGTCCCCGCTGTCATAGCAGGTGCCGCCGTTGCTGCAGGTGTAGGCGTCACACTGGAACTCACCTGCAGGCACACGGCCGCTCAGTGGGCTGCCTGGGAGCAGTGGCCGCGGCCTGGCGGCAGCCCCGCAACAGGACCCAGCAGGCACTCACGCGAGTGGCAGGTCTTGCCCTTCCAGCCGTCATCACACGCGCAGTAGAAGTCATTGACCAGGTCGTAGCAGCGGCCGCGGCTGTGGCAGGGATCAGGAAGGCAGTCGTTGGGATCTGGGGGCGAGGACGCCGGTCAGCGGGGGGTCACCGGCGCTCAGGGAGGGTTTCCCAGGGGAAGAGGCACCAGAGCTGGGCCAGGGGAGCCagaggggggcggggagggggagccaGGCCGCAGGCACTGGAGGGGTCTCCACTTCCGGTCACCTACTGGCCAGGAGGAGCCATGACTATCTGGGGccgctgaggggtgaggggggcagTGGCTCAGCTCAGGGAGGCACAGGCCACATGGGGCCCGGAGGGAGCAAGGCAGCCCACTCACTGGTGTCACAGAGCTCGCCCTCCCAGCCACTGGGGCAGAAGCAGCGGAAGGCGTCCACCTCGTCGATGCATGTGCCCCCGTTGCGGCATGGCTGGCCCAGGCAGTCATCGATGTCTGCAGAAGGCAGGGGTGAGCGGGGGTCCCTAGGCCAGCCCGGCCCCTCTCCACCATCCACGCCCATGCCCACTCACTCTCATGGCAGTAGGTGCCCGTGAAGCCACTGTCGCAGACACAGGAGAAGTTGCCCCCGGGCTGGCTGACACAGTGTCCATGGGGGCCACACACGCCGGGGGCAGTGCCGGCCATCCTGGTCCCAGCCTCGAACCCGCAGCCATCCACCACTGCCACAGATAGACAAGGAAGGGTCAGCCCCCTCAGCCAGACTCTGTCTGTCCCActcacccctcccccgcccacccCTGCAGCCCGCCCACACAtcaccccacccactcccacagGCCCCCACCCCATGTTCCCACCCCTGCAGGCCATGCCCACAAAttgccccacccacccctgcaggcCCCCCCAGGGCACGGATCTCTGGGCTCTGAGCAGTTCTTGCCATCCACGTGGTCAGGACATGCACAGTAATAGTCGCCCTCCAGGTTGTAGCAGTGGGCCCCGTTCCGGCAGGGGCTCGGCTCACAGAAGTCAATGTCCACCTACCAGGCAGAGGGGCATCTGTGAGGGCCCAGACCCCCATCATTGGTACTGGACAAGGAGCCAGGCCTTGTGTCCATACGAGGAACCCGGAGGTTCAGGCCCCAGCCAGCCTGGAC
This DNA window, taken from Camelus dromedarius isolate mCamDro1 chromosome 5, mCamDro1.pat, whole genome shotgun sequence, encodes the following:
- the JAG2 gene encoding protein jagged-2 isoform X2, which encodes MPARGRGRLPRRLLLLLALCVQAARPMGYFELQLSALRNVNGELLSGACCDSDGRTTRAGGCGHDECDTYVRVCLKEYQAKVTPTGPCSYGHGATPVLGGNSFYLPPAGAAGDRARARARAGGDQNPGLVVIPFQFAWPRSFTLIVEAWDWDNDTTPDEELLIERVSHAGMINPEDRWKSLHFSGHVAHLELQIRVRCDENYYSATCNKFCRPRNDFFGHYTCDQFGNKACMDGWMGKECKEAVCKQGCNLLHGGCSVPGECKCSYGWQGRFCDECVPYPGCVHGSCVEPWQCNCQTNWGGLLCNKDLNYCGSHHPCTNGGTCINAEPDQYHCVCPDGYSGKNCERAEHACTSNPCANGGSCHEVPSGFECHCPSGWSGPTCALDIDECASNPCAAGGTCVDQVDGFECICPEQWVGATCQLDIDDCRGQCQHGGTCKDLVNGYQCVCPRGFGGRHCELELDECASSPCHGGLCEDLVDGFRCHCPKGFSGPLCEVDIDFCEPSPCRNGAHCYNLEGDYYCACPDHVDGKNCSEPRDPCPGGACRVVDGCGFEAGTRMAGTAPGVCGPHGHCVSQPGGNFSCVCDSGFTGTYCHENIDDCLGQPCRNGGTCIDEVDAFRCFCPSGWEGELCDTNPNDCLPDPCHSRGRCYDLVNDFYCACDDGWKGKTCHSREFQCDAYTCSNGGTCYDSGDTFRCACPLGWKGSTCNIAKNSSCLPNPCVNGGTCVGSGDSFSCICRDGWEGRTCTHNTNDCNPLPCYNGGVCVDGINWFRCECAPGFAGPDCRINIDECQSSPCAYGATCVDEINGYRCSCPPGRAGPRCQEVVVLGRPCWSQGVPFPHGGSWVEDCNSCRCLDGRRDCSKVWCGRKPCLLAGRPDALSAQCPPGQRCQEKSPGQCLQPPCAAWGECGTEEPLLPSTPCQPRSGHLDNNCARLTLRFNRDQVPQGTTVGAICSGIRALPATRAVARDRLLVLLCDRPSSGASAVEVAVSFSPAQDLPDSSLIQSAAHAIVTAITRRGNSSLLLAVTEVKVETVVMGSSSTGLLVSVLCGVFSVLCLACVVICVWWTRKRRKERERSRLPREESTNNQWAPLNPIRNPIERPGGAGGGPKDVLYQCKNFTPPPRRVGEALPGPAGGGEDEEDEEPGRGEDDSLEAEKFLSHKFTKDPSCSPGRPACWASGPKVDNRAVRSAGAAQRAGKE
- the JAG2 gene encoding protein jagged-2 isoform X1 — its product is MPARGRGRLPRRLLLLLALCVQAARPMGYFELQLSALRNVNGELLSGACCDSDGRTTRAGGCGHDECDTYVRVCLKEYQAKVTPTGPCSYGHGATPVLGGNSFYLPPAGAAGDRARARARAGGDQNPGLVVIPFQFAWPRSFTLIVEAWDWDNDTTPDEELLIERVSHAGMINPEDRWKSLHFSGHVAHLELQIRVRCDENYYSATCNKFCRPRNDFFGHYTCDQFGNKACMDGWMGKECKEAVCKQGCNLLHGGCSVPGECKCSYGWQGRFCDECVPYPGCVHGSCVEPWQCNCQTNWGGLLCNKDLNYCGSHHPCTNGGTCINAEPDQYHCVCPDGYSGKNCERAEHACTSNPCANGGSCHEVPSGFECHCPSGWSGPTCALDIDECASNPCAAGGTCVDQVDGFECICPEQWVGATCQLDANECEGKPCLNAFSCKNLIGGYYCDCLPGWKGADCHINIDDCRGQCQHGGTCKDLVNGYQCVCPRGFGGRHCELELDECASSPCHGGLCEDLVDGFRCHCPKGFSGPLCEVDIDFCEPSPCRNGAHCYNLEGDYYCACPDHVDGKNCSEPRDPCPGGACRVVDGCGFEAGTRMAGTAPGVCGPHGHCVSQPGGNFSCVCDSGFTGTYCHENIDDCLGQPCRNGGTCIDEVDAFRCFCPSGWEGELCDTNPNDCLPDPCHSRGRCYDLVNDFYCACDDGWKGKTCHSREFQCDAYTCSNGGTCYDSGDTFRCACPLGWKGSTCNIAKNSSCLPNPCVNGGTCVGSGDSFSCICRDGWEGRTCTHNTNDCNPLPCYNGGVCVDGINWFRCECAPGFAGPDCRINIDECQSSPCAYGATCVDEINGYRCSCPPGRAGPRCQEVVVLGRPCWSQGVPFPHGGSWVEDCNSCRCLDGRRDCSKVWCGRKPCLLAGRPDALSAQCPPGQRCQEKSPGQCLQPPCAAWGECGTEEPLLPSTPCQPRSGHLDNNCARLTLRFNRDQVPQGTTVGAICSGIRALPATRAVARDRLLVLLCDRPSSGASAVEVAVSFSPAQDLPDSSLIQSAAHAIVTAITRRGNSSLLLAVTEVKVETVVMGSSSTGLLVSVLCGVFSVLCLACVVICVWWTRKRRKERERSRLPREESTNNQWAPLNPIRNPIERPGGAGGGPKDVLYQCKNFTPPPRRVGEALPGPAGGGEDEEDEEPGRGEDDSLEAEKFLSHKFTKDPSCSPGRPACWASGPKVDNRAVRSAGAAQRAGKE